One Cervus canadensis isolate Bull #8, Minnesota chromosome 1, ASM1932006v1, whole genome shotgun sequence genomic window carries:
- the TMEM97 gene encoding sigma intracellular receptor 2, with protein sequence MGTLGARRGLEWLLGFYFLSHIPITLLVDLQGVLPRDLYPVELRNLQQWYIEEFKDPLLQNHPVWFKSFLFCELVFQLPFFPFAAYAFFKGGCKWIRTPAIIYSVHTMTTLIPILFTLLLDDFSKASHFRGQGPKTFQERLFLISVYIPYFLLPLILLLFMVRDPYYKSEEKRKKK encoded by the exons ATGGGGACTCTGGGCGCCCGGCGCGGCCTGGAGTGGCTGCTGGGCTTCTACTTCCTGTCCCACATCCCCATCACCCTGCTCGTGGACCTGCAGGGGGTGCTGCCGCGCGATCTCTACCCCGTCGAG CTGAGAAACCTGCAGCAGTGGTATATTGAGGAGTTCAAAGACCCTCTGCTCCAGAACCACCCGGTGTGGTTCAAGTCCTTCCTGTTCTGCGAGCTTGTGTTTCAGCTGCCTTTCTTTCCCTTCGCAGCATATGCCTTCTTCAAAG GAGGCTGCAAGTGGATCCGCACCCCTGCCATCATCTACTCGGTTCACACCATGACAACTCTGATTCCCATCCTCTTCACGTTGCTACTCGATGATTTCTCCAAAGCCAGTCATTTCAGAGGACAAGGACCTAAGACTTTCCAGGAACGACTATTCCTGATATCTGTCTATATCCCctactttctccttcctcttattCTTCTGCTTTTCATGGTGCGGGACCCCTACTACAAGtctgaggagaaaagaaagaaaaaatga